The Pseudomonas berkeleyensis genome includes a region encoding these proteins:
- a CDS encoding autotransporter assembly complex protein TamA, translating to MSVYGHLQRSLALLLISTGALAAGELDVRVTPSNSALKANIEGYVGSLDGRDAQALRRLRRIAESEADKAAQALGYYQARIRSRIEEGETPRLVLEVEPGERVRLRNVNIRIEGPASELSAFRVPNASRLQPGSVLNHGRYEDAKRLIQNQASRYGFFDGRFSQQSLEIDPTAGVADIDLVFVSGPRYSLGDIAFSGDFPFDEDLLRRMVPFKADTPYDSELIAELYQALQSSGYFESVRVDAIPTQADQLRIPVAVALQTREPRTMGLGLGFSTDVGPRLRANWTRHWRNPQGHSYGVETELSAPRQNVGLWYDIPGDPPLTDKLRLAGGYQYEELASKDSLSRLLTVGPEWHSQRAGGWQRVLSVKWQREEYRLGDDSGLSTLLMPGVSYSLLRSDNRLDPNEGYRVQFDLAGAVDGVLSDANVLHGNVMLKGLTTFFSNHRVLGRVQFGGTETNGFSSVPPSLRFFAGGDQSVRGYDYQSLSPENNRGDKIGGRYLFAASAEYQYSLTDKWRLATFIDQGNAFNSLDIPTLKTGVGFGVRWVSPVGPLRLDLAHALDDDGGVRLHFSMGPEL from the coding sequence ATGAGTGTATATGGACATTTGCAGCGCAGCCTTGCACTGCTGCTGATCAGTACTGGTGCCCTTGCCGCAGGCGAGCTGGACGTGCGAGTCACCCCGAGCAATTCGGCGCTTAAGGCCAATATCGAAGGTTACGTCGGGAGCCTCGATGGCCGTGATGCGCAGGCCCTACGCCGTCTGCGCCGCATTGCCGAAAGCGAGGCGGACAAGGCCGCGCAGGCGTTGGGGTATTACCAGGCGCGTATCCGCAGTCGCATCGAGGAAGGTGAAACACCGCGCCTGGTGCTCGAGGTCGAACCTGGCGAGCGCGTGCGTCTGCGCAATGTGAACATCCGCATCGAAGGCCCGGCCAGTGAGCTGTCGGCCTTTCGGGTGCCCAATGCCAGTCGCCTGCAACCGGGCTCGGTGCTCAATCATGGGCGTTACGAAGATGCCAAGCGATTGATCCAGAACCAGGCCTCGCGTTACGGCTTCTTCGATGGGCGTTTTTCCCAGCAGAGCCTGGAGATCGACCCAACTGCAGGCGTGGCCGATATCGACCTGGTATTCGTCAGTGGGCCGCGCTACAGCCTGGGCGATATCGCCTTCAGCGGCGACTTCCCCTTCGATGAGGATTTGTTGCGGCGTATGGTGCCGTTCAAGGCCGATACGCCCTATGACTCCGAGCTGATCGCCGAGCTGTACCAGGCCTTGCAGTCCAGTGGCTATTTCGAGTCGGTGCGGGTCGATGCCATTCCCACCCAGGCTGACCAGTTGCGCATTCCCGTTGCAGTCGCGCTGCAGACCCGCGAACCGCGCACGATGGGGCTGGGCCTTGGTTTCTCCACCGATGTCGGGCCACGCCTGCGTGCCAACTGGACGCGCCACTGGCGGAACCCGCAGGGCCACAGCTACGGCGTGGAAACCGAGCTATCGGCGCCGCGGCAGAACGTCGGCCTGTGGTACGACATCCCCGGTGATCCGCCTTTGACCGACAAGTTGCGCCTGGCCGGCGGCTATCAGTACGAAGAACTGGCCAGCAAGGACAGCCTCAGCCGCCTGCTGACCGTTGGCCCGGAGTGGCATAGCCAGCGTGCTGGTGGCTGGCAGCGGGTACTGTCGGTCAAATGGCAGCGTGAGGAATATCGCCTGGGCGATGACTCCGGGCTCAGCACCTTGCTGATGCCGGGCGTCAGCTATTCGTTACTGCGCAGCGATAACCGCCTCGATCCGAACGAAGGCTATCGGGTGCAGTTCGATCTGGCCGGAGCAGTGGATGGCGTGTTGTCCGATGCCAACGTGCTGCACGGCAACGTCATGCTCAAGGGCCTGACCACCTTTTTCAGCAACCATCGCGTCCTCGGCCGGGTGCAGTTCGGTGGCACCGAGACCAACGGTTTCTCCTCCGTGCCGCCTTCTCTGCGCTTCTTCGCCGGTGGTGATCAGAGCGTGCGCGGCTACGACTATCAGAGCCTGTCGCCGGAGAACAACCGTGGTGACAAGATCGGTGGTCGTTATCTGTTCGCCGCCAGCGCTGAATACCAGTACAGCCTGACTGACAAATGGCGCCTGGCGACCTTTATCGACCAGGGCAACGCATTCAATTCGCTGGATATCCCCACCTTGAAAACCGGTGTCGGTTTCGGCGTGCGCTGGGTTTCACCGGTTGGCCCGCTGCGCCTGGATCTGGCCCATGCGTTGGACGACGACGGCGGTGTACGCCTGCACTTCTCCATGGGGCCGGAGCTATGA
- a CDS encoding substrate-binding domain-containing protein, producing the protein MPRASSAVDRDLWSRTLSLLLLGFICYALPLSVLAALPASQNGQPVLRIQGSNTIGAKLGPELVKGLLEAQGLHDIQIQDGSRDNEQRVLARQADGRLVMIEVAAHGSGTGFTSLKEGTADLAASSRPIKDAEVASLKTLGDMRSSQAEQIIAIDGLAITLHPSNPIAALSVAQVAQLFSGEVNDWSALGGKPGAVRLYARDDNSGTYDTFKELVLAPAGRALAATAQRFESSTQLSDAVSSDPNGIGFIGLPYVRQAKAVAIAAGDSQPMPPSTTLIATEDYPLSRRLFLYNQPQLDNAWARALIDFAHSPRGQAIVERSGFIAQTVQAVQVTADAKMPADYRQLAEQAQRLSVNFRFQEGSATLDNKAHRDLGRVLDYLRQHDKLQGKVVLVGFGDPKSDPQRAELLSKLRAMAVRRELAKQGVLPREVTGLGDELPVAANSEDNGRIRNRRVEVWVY; encoded by the coding sequence ATGCCGCGCGCTTCGTCCGCTGTCGACCGCGACCTTTGGAGTCGCACCCTGTCCCTGCTGCTTCTGGGCTTCATCTGCTATGCCCTGCCCCTGTCGGTGCTCGCTGCCCTGCCCGCTTCACAGAACGGTCAACCGGTGTTGCGCATCCAGGGCTCCAACACCATCGGCGCCAAGCTTGGCCCGGAGCTGGTCAAAGGGCTGTTAGAAGCTCAGGGCCTGCATGACATCCAGATCCAGGACGGCAGCCGCGACAACGAACAACGCGTGCTGGCACGCCAGGCCGACGGTCGTCTGGTGATGATCGAGGTCGCGGCGCACGGCTCAGGTACGGGATTTACCTCGCTCAAGGAGGGCACTGCCGATCTCGCCGCCTCCTCGCGCCCGATCAAGGACGCCGAAGTCGCCAGCCTCAAGACTCTCGGCGACATGCGCAGCTCGCAGGCCGAACAGATCATCGCCATCGATGGCCTGGCAATCACCCTGCACCCCAGCAACCCCATCGCGGCACTGAGCGTGGCGCAGGTCGCCCAGCTGTTCTCCGGGGAGGTCAATGACTGGTCGGCACTCGGCGGCAAGCCCGGCGCGGTTCGCCTGTATGCGCGCGATGACAATTCCGGTACCTACGACACCTTCAAGGAACTGGTGCTGGCACCCGCGGGCCGCGCCCTGGCGGCAACAGCCCAGCGCTTCGAGTCCAGCACCCAGCTTTCCGATGCCGTCAGTAGCGACCCGAACGGCATCGGTTTCATCGGTCTGCCCTATGTTCGTCAGGCAAAAGCCGTGGCCATCGCCGCAGGCGATTCGCAGCCAATGCCTCCCAGCACCACACTGATCGCAACCGAGGATTACCCGCTGTCGCGGCGCCTGTTTCTGTACAACCAGCCGCAGCTGGACAACGCCTGGGCCCGCGCCCTGATCGACTTCGCCCACAGCCCGCGCGGCCAGGCTATCGTCGAGCGCAGCGGTTTCATCGCCCAGACCGTGCAAGCAGTGCAGGTCACCGCCGACGCGAAGATGCCAGCCGATTACCGCCAACTGGCCGAACAGGCGCAAAGATTGTCGGTTAACTTCCGCTTCCAGGAGGGCAGCGCGACGCTGGACAACAAGGCTCATCGCGATCTGGGTCGTGTACTGGACTACCTCCGGCAACATGACAAGCTGCAAGGCAAGGTGGTGCTGGTCGGGTTTGGCGATCCGAAGAGCGACCCACAACGCGCCGAGCTGCTGTCGAAACTACGCGCCATGGCCGTGCGCCGCGAGCTGGCCAAGCAAGGCGTATTGCCACGCGAGGTCACCGGCCTCGGTGACGAGCTGCCGGTCGCCGCCAATAGCGAAGACAACGGGCGCATTCGCAATCGCCGCGTCGAAGTCTGGGTTTACTGA
- the xthA gene encoding exodeoxyribonuclease III, translating to MKIVSFNINGLRARPHQLQALIEKHQPDVIGLQETKVADEQFPEAEIRQLGYHVHYHGQKGHYGVALLSRQEPLSLHKGFPGDAEDAQRRFIYGTFADAHGNPVTVMNGYFPQGESRDHPVKFPAKQRFYADLQQLLVERFDPQQALVVMGDINISPEDCDIGIGEPNRLRWLKTGKCSFLPEEREWLATLKNWGLVDSFRHLHPEVNDRFSWFDYRSRGFEDEPKRGLRIDVILASQPLQARLKDAGIDYDLRGMDKPSDHAPIWLELA from the coding sequence ATGAAAATCGTCTCGTTCAATATCAATGGCCTGCGTGCCCGCCCTCACCAACTGCAAGCACTGATCGAAAAGCACCAGCCGGACGTGATCGGCCTGCAGGAAACCAAGGTGGCCGATGAGCAGTTTCCGGAAGCGGAAATCCGCCAGCTCGGTTATCACGTGCACTACCACGGTCAGAAAGGTCACTACGGCGTCGCCCTGCTCTCGCGCCAGGAACCGCTGAGCCTGCACAAGGGCTTTCCCGGCGATGCAGAAGACGCCCAGCGCCGCTTCATCTACGGCACCTTCGCCGACGCACACGGCAACCCGGTCACCGTGATGAATGGCTATTTCCCTCAAGGTGAAAGCCGTGACCACCCGGTGAAGTTCCCGGCCAAGCAACGCTTCTATGCCGACCTGCAACAACTGCTGGTGGAACGCTTCGACCCGCAGCAAGCTCTGGTGGTGATGGGTGACATCAACATCAGCCCCGAGGACTGCGACATCGGCATCGGCGAGCCCAACCGCCTGCGCTGGCTGAAAACCGGCAAATGCAGCTTCCTGCCGGAAGAGCGCGAATGGCTGGCGACCTTGAAGAACTGGGGCCTGGTCGATAGCTTCCGCCACCTGCACCCAGAGGTGAACGACCGTTTCAGCTGGTTCGATTACCGCAGCCGCGGTTTCGAGGACGAGCCCAAGCGCGGCCTGCGCATCGATGTGATCCTCGCCAGCCAGCCGCTGCAGGCACGTCTCAAGGATGCCGGCATCGACTATGACCTGCGTGGCATGGACAAGCCATCGGATCATGCCCCTATCTGGCTGGAACTGGCCTGA
- a CDS encoding translocation/assembly module TamB domain-containing protein, which yields MTRRLLKGLAIGLLSLALLLGAVLWLVLGTQGGSRWLLAQVPGLQVDNFNGRLGGAWQADTLLWQQDEMRVELQQPDMAWSPSCLLRLTLCLDRLHLQQVAVTLPESGESSAEPLSLPNLKLPLRLQLGDIQLGELRLDGQTQLSDLELVASWNEQGVQLQRLALQRDDLSLDVSGQLTPQGDWPLALSGRLQLPEVDGKAWQVVLQVGGELQRSLKLEADSSGYLDARLEGQVQALAEHLPAELRLTSRRFQASSALPQTLDLQDLTVQAKGDLAAGYRLEGTASLPAEQAPMPLTLSGRVDSKGADIEWLRIEAEQQQYLQLTGALAWSEAFQADAKLDWLAFPWQRLYPLEAPPPVALHQLQAEVSYSDGNYLGNFAAQLQGPAGDFSLSSPVSGDLGQVSLPQLQLVAGQGRAEGVVKLGFADGIDWQAMLQLSELDPGYWLAEMPGNLGGPLNTSGRFDDGALQAQVDIDLNGRLRGQPAQLQVQGTGAGEQWQLARLLVRLGDNRISGQGALDQRLRGQLELALPRLGQLWPGLQGQMQGQLSLAGTLQAPQGQLALSGERLAFGDPSLRRLQLDATLDARQQARIGLNLRGIRVGDTYLGRLQVDGSGDLRRQALELSLQGPLLQLALAVDGTLSEQGDWRGRIASGRIQSGGQDWQLQQAASLERLASGRMNLGAHCWRSGDASLCGAQQRLMPQPSLDWRLENFPLASLQPWLPDDFAWQGRLDGQLKLDLPDSGPNGRILLDAGAGTLRIRQPDEEQWHDFPYDSLRLDSTLRPQRVDSELRFVSAGMGELTLQAQIDPRPQNKPVNGEFRLSGFDLAVLRPFVPMADKLEGRLQGSGNIAGHLLAPQINGQLRLEGGELSGSELPVSLEALQLQALIAGEQVQLSGDWRSGEQGRGNLKGELNWSEGLVGDMSLQGQRLPVKVEPYAELEVEPDLQLQLRAEHLAVKGKVAVPRGLISVRELPPSTVKLSNDARVVGREAPAAEQGMGIAMDVDVEVGQDKLAFSGFGLTADLRGRMHIGDDLDTRGELDLVNGRYRAYGQRLTIRRARLLFTGPIDQPFLDVEAIRRVDNVVAGIRLSGSAEQPTTTVFAEPTMSQEQALSYLVLGRPLGQSSGDNNMLGQAALALGLAGSSSLTTSLANSLGIQDFQLDTEGSGVTTSVVASGNITERLSLRYGVGVFEPANTIALRYMLSRRLYLEAASGLASSLDLFYRRDF from the coding sequence ATGACGCGGCGCCTGCTGAAAGGGTTGGCCATCGGCCTGTTGAGCCTGGCGCTGCTGCTTGGCGCCGTGCTCTGGCTGGTGCTGGGTACCCAGGGTGGCAGCCGATGGCTGTTGGCGCAGGTGCCTGGCTTGCAGGTCGACAACTTCAATGGCCGTCTCGGTGGCGCCTGGCAGGCCGATACGCTGCTCTGGCAGCAGGACGAGATGCGGGTAGAGCTGCAGCAACCCGACATGGCCTGGTCACCATCATGCCTGTTACGCCTGACGCTGTGCCTGGATCGTCTGCATCTGCAGCAGGTGGCCGTGACCCTGCCGGAAAGTGGCGAGTCCAGCGCAGAGCCGTTGAGCCTGCCGAACCTGAAACTGCCGCTGCGTCTGCAGTTGGGCGATATTCAACTGGGCGAACTGCGCCTGGATGGCCAGACGCAGCTAAGCGATCTCGAACTGGTCGCCAGTTGGAACGAGCAGGGCGTGCAACTGCAGCGCCTGGCCTTGCAGCGCGATGACCTGAGCCTGGATGTCAGCGGCCAGCTGACGCCGCAGGGCGATTGGCCGCTGGCCCTGAGTGGCCGCCTGCAACTACCGGAAGTCGACGGCAAGGCCTGGCAGGTAGTGCTGCAGGTCGGTGGGGAGTTGCAGCGCAGCCTCAAGCTCGAGGCCGATAGCAGTGGCTATCTCGATGCTCGCCTCGAAGGGCAGGTGCAGGCGCTGGCCGAGCATCTGCCAGCCGAGCTGCGTCTGACCAGCCGGCGTTTCCAGGCCAGCAGCGCCTTGCCACAGACGCTGGATCTGCAAGACCTGACAGTGCAGGCCAAGGGCGATCTGGCCGCGGGCTATCGCCTCGAGGGCACTGCCAGTCTGCCAGCCGAACAGGCCCCGATGCCGCTGACGCTAAGCGGGCGGGTGGACTCCAAAGGCGCTGATATCGAATGGCTGCGTATCGAGGCCGAGCAACAGCAGTATCTGCAGCTCACCGGCGCACTTGCCTGGAGCGAAGCGTTTCAGGCCGATGCGAAACTGGACTGGCTGGCCTTTCCCTGGCAGCGCCTCTATCCACTGGAGGCACCGCCGCCCGTGGCCTTGCATCAGCTGCAGGCGGAGGTCAGCTACAGCGACGGCAACTACCTGGGCAATTTCGCCGCCCAGTTGCAGGGGCCGGCGGGGGATTTCAGCCTGAGCAGCCCGGTCAGTGGTGATCTGGGCCAGGTGAGTCTGCCGCAGCTGCAACTGGTCGCGGGCCAGGGGCGCGCCGAGGGCGTGGTCAAACTGGGTTTTGCCGACGGCATCGACTGGCAGGCCATGTTGCAGCTTAGCGAGCTCGACCCTGGATACTGGCTGGCGGAGATGCCCGGTAACCTCGGGGGACCGCTGAATACCTCGGGCCGTTTCGATGACGGGGCGTTACAGGCGCAGGTCGACATCGACCTGAACGGGCGCCTGCGCGGTCAACCCGCGCAGTTGCAAGTGCAGGGCACTGGCGCCGGTGAGCAGTGGCAACTGGCGCGCCTGCTGGTGCGCCTGGGCGACAACCGGATCAGTGGCCAGGGCGCGCTCGATCAGCGCTTGCGTGGCCAACTGGAACTGGCGCTACCGCGCCTGGGGCAGCTCTGGCCTGGCTTGCAGGGGCAGATGCAGGGCCAGCTTTCGCTGGCCGGCACACTGCAGGCACCGCAGGGGCAACTGGCGCTCAGCGGCGAACGCCTGGCGTTCGGTGATCCCAGTCTGCGCAGGTTGCAACTCGACGCGACGCTCGATGCCCGCCAGCAGGCACGAATCGGCCTGAATCTGCGCGGTATCCGTGTGGGCGACACCTACCTGGGCCGTCTGCAGGTCGATGGCAGTGGTGACCTGCGCCGGCAGGCGCTGGAGTTGAGTCTGCAAGGGCCATTGTTGCAACTGGCGTTGGCGGTCGATGGCACGCTCAGCGAGCAGGGCGACTGGCGCGGACGCATCGCCAGTGGCCGTATCCAGAGCGGCGGACAGGACTGGCAGTTGCAGCAGGCGGCGAGTCTGGAGCGCCTGGCCAGTGGCCGGATGAATCTGGGCGCGCATTGCTGGCGATCCGGCGATGCCAGCTTGTGTGGTGCGCAGCAGCGTCTGATGCCTCAGCCGTCTCTGGACTGGCGCCTGGAAAACTTCCCCCTGGCCAGCCTGCAACCCTGGCTGCCTGATGATTTCGCCTGGCAAGGGCGCCTGGACGGCCAGCTCAAGCTCGATCTGCCGGACAGCGGCCCCAATGGACGCATCCTGCTCGATGCCGGGGCAGGTACCTTGCGCATTCGTCAGCCGGACGAGGAGCAGTGGCACGATTTCCCCTACGACAGCCTGCGTCTGGACAGCACCTTGCGACCACAACGGGTGGACAGTGAGCTGCGTTTCGTCAGCGCCGGCATGGGTGAGCTGACGTTGCAGGCGCAGATCGATCCGCGTCCGCAAAACAAACCGGTCAATGGCGAGTTTCGCCTGAGCGGTTTCGATCTGGCCGTGCTGCGTCCGTTCGTGCCGATGGCCGACAAGCTCGAAGGGCGCTTGCAGGGCAGTGGCAATATCGCCGGTCACCTGTTGGCGCCGCAGATCAACGGCCAGTTGCGCCTGGAGGGGGGCGAGCTGTCCGGCAGCGAATTGCCGGTCAGCCTGGAAGCGCTGCAATTACAGGCGCTGATCGCCGGTGAGCAGGTACAGCTGTCGGGTGACTGGCGCAGCGGCGAGCAGGGACGTGGCAACCTGAAGGGCGAGCTGAACTGGAGCGAGGGGCTGGTGGGGGATATGAGCCTGCAGGGGCAGCGTCTGCCGGTGAAGGTCGAGCCCTATGCCGAGCTTGAGGTGGAACCGGATCTGCAACTGCAATTGCGCGCCGAGCACCTGGCGGTCAAGGGCAAGGTCGCTGTGCCGCGTGGGCTGATCAGCGTGCGAGAGTTGCCGCCTTCCACGGTAAAACTGTCCAACGATGCGCGCGTAGTCGGACGTGAAGCGCCGGCGGCGGAGCAGGGCATGGGCATCGCCATGGATGTCGACGTCGAAGTCGGCCAGGACAAACTGGCGTTCAGCGGGTTTGGCCTGACTGCGGATTTGCGCGGCCGTATGCATATCGGCGATGACCTCGATACCCGCGGTGAGCTGGATCTGGTCAATGGTCGCTACCGCGCCTATGGCCAGCGTCTGACCATCCGCCGGGCGCGCTTGTTGTTCACCGGCCCCATCGACCAACCGTTCCTCGATGTCGAAGCCATTCGCCGGGTCGACAACGTCGTCGCAGGCATTCGCCTTTCCGGCAGCGCCGAGCAGCCCACGACCACGGTATTCGCTGAGCCGACTATGAGCCAGGAACAGGCGCTGTCCTATCTGGTGCTCGGCCGTCCGCTGGGGCAGAGCAGCGGTGACAACAACATGCTCGGCCAGGCCGCACTGGCGCTCGGTCTGGCCGGCAGTTCGTCGTTGACCACCAGCCTGGCCAACAGTCTGGGCATTCAGGACTTTCAGCTCGATACCGAAGGCAGTGGCGTGACCACCAGTGTCGTGGCCAGCGGCAACATCACCGAACGCCTGAGCCTGCGTTATGGCGTCGGGGTGTTCGAACCGGCCAATACCATCGCGCTGCGCTACATGCTCAGCCGGCGCCTGTATCTGGAAGCTGCCAGTGGCCTGGCCAGTTCGCTGGATCTGTTCTACCGCCGGGACTTTTGA
- a CDS encoding GNAT family N-acetyltransferase yields the protein MPHNAPAEIRMLDGGYAREVRSLLYHAYRHEPTFAYLFEAERAGFDQRVRATIRELVQRHFDEDLPAIGLLIDDRLIGAALIAPPQRRLDITESWSWRLRMLLSTGFRCTKRYLEYHDAVLACLPPGPYHVLPLLGIHPEFQGQHRGEQLLEALHDWCAEDSGSQGVVLDTGNSRYLEFYRRQGYEEVGELAIGPVVEHVFFHPNPQPVVRASA from the coding sequence ATGCCCCACAACGCTCCTGCCGAAATTCGTATGCTCGACGGTGGTTATGCCCGCGAAGTGCGCTCGCTGCTCTATCACGCCTACCGTCATGAACCGACTTTCGCCTACCTGTTCGAGGCCGAGCGCGCCGGGTTCGACCAGCGCGTACGGGCGACCATCCGGGAGCTGGTGCAGCGGCATTTCGACGAGGATCTGCCGGCCATCGGTCTGCTGATCGATGACCGCCTGATCGGCGCTGCCTTGATCGCGCCGCCGCAGCGCCGGCTGGACATCACCGAGAGCTGGAGTTGGCGCCTGCGCATGCTGCTGAGCACCGGTTTTCGCTGCACCAAGCGCTATCTCGAGTACCACGATGCCGTGCTCGCCTGCCTGCCGCCCGGCCCCTATCACGTGCTGCCCTTGCTGGGCATTCATCCCGAGTTCCAGGGCCAGCATCGCGGCGAACAGTTGCTCGAGGCCCTGCACGATTGGTGCGCCGAGGATTCCGGCTCGCAAGGCGTGGTGCTGGACACCGGCAACTCGCGCTACCTGGAGTTCTACCGGCGCCAGGGTTACGAGGAGGTCGGCGAGCTGGCCATCGGCCCGGTGGTGGAGCACGTGTTTTTCCACCCCAATCCACAGCCTGTGGTGCGCGCCAGCGCCTGA